A genomic region of Nymphalis io chromosome 3, ilAglIoxx1.1, whole genome shotgun sequence contains the following coding sequences:
- the LOC126781085 gene encoding carbonyl reductase [NADPH] 3-like, with translation MFVKVAVVSGSNKGLGFAIVKGLCQRFDGVVFLTSRDDIRGQKAVIELNKIGLYPEYHQLDVADRESVTRFRDYVKQKYGGIDILINNAAVVDHFTNPCTYDEGKEIIDINFKSMLTMQELIYPLVNNNGRILNISSSCGHLSNLKSKYWIDRLSKTDLKMDDINDFIDWFLESKKNGTFSSDDFADNGAIAAYRVAKMALSALTIIQQKELESRNISVNSVHPGLVRTDMTMGYGFYTTEQAAETPIYLVLEAPQTLKGAYVWFDKRTLDWYDYNKDYYFTVKSLIV, from the coding sequence ATGTTCGTGAAAGTCGCTGTTGTGTCTGGCTCCAATAAGGGATTGGGCTTTGCCATAGTGAAGGGCTTATGTCAACGATTTGACGGAGTAGTATTTTTAACTTCAAGAGATGATATTCGAGGACAAAAAGCGGTCATAGAACTGAACAAAATAGGATTATATCCGGAGTACCATCAGCTCGATGTGGCTGACAGAGAAAGCGTTACAAGATTCAGAGATTATGTTAAGCAAAAGTACGGTGGGATagatattcttattaataacgCTGCAGTGGTTGATCATTTCACGAATCCTTGTACGTATGATGAAGGAaaagaaataattgatattaattttaaaagtatgttAACAATGCAAGAACTAATCTACCCGTTAGTGAATAACAATGGCCGTATCCTCAACATTTCAAGCAGTTGCGGTCatctttcaaatttaaaaagtaagtattGGATCGATAGACTTTCTAAAACAGATTTAAAAATGGATGATATTAATGATTTCATCGATTGGTTTCTCGAATCGAAAAAGAACGGTACATTCAGTTCGGATGATTTTGCTGATAATGGCGCAATAGCGGCGTATAGAGTGGCAAAGATGGCTCTCAGTGCTTTGACGATTATACAACAAAAAGAGTTAGAATCTAGGAATATATCCGTCAACTCGGTGCATCCTGGACTAGTGCGTACGGATATGACTATGGGTTATGGATTTTATACTACTGAACAGGCAGCTGAGACTCCGATATACCTCGTACTTGAAGCGCCTCAAACGTTGAAAGGAGCGTATGTGTGGTTCGACAAAAGAACTCTCGACTGGTACGACtacaataaagattattatttcacGGTTAAATCGctgattgtataa